Proteins encoded within one genomic window of Gloeobacter kilaueensis JS1:
- a CDS encoding LOG family protein → MVVMDTLRPSALSHELEELIKQLANSPHADLAARALRQIVQIGADPDRTRLDWKIINNTLQDMEQGFRIFAPYARQRKVAIFGSSRTGPETHTYQQARDFAACIAARGFMVMTGAGGGIMEAGNAGATAERSFGLNINLPFEQGANPFIEGDEKLIDFKYFFTRKLFFVHESDGFALFPGGLGTQDECCEVLTLLQTGKAAMMPAVMIDQPGGDYWRTWDSYLRNQLLGRGLISPADLNLYRITDDITVACDHICQFYRVYHSSRYLGSKLVIRLQQPLSDAFVEVLNVQFHDILTEGQILKSPALPREKDDQTAHLPRLVLSFDRTNFGRLRALIDAINTYEPSEDLRSTPAVRNGGHASDPALEAPA, encoded by the coding sequence ATGGTAGTCATGGATACTCTACGTCCCTCTGCTTTATCCCACGAACTCGAAGAGCTGATCAAACAACTGGCCAACAGCCCCCACGCCGATCTGGCCGCCCGTGCCCTGCGCCAGATTGTCCAGATCGGGGCCGATCCGGACCGCACCCGGCTGGATTGGAAGATCATCAACAACACCCTGCAGGACATGGAGCAGGGTTTTCGCATCTTTGCCCCCTACGCCCGCCAGCGCAAGGTGGCGATCTTCGGTTCGTCGCGCACCGGCCCCGAGACCCACACCTACCAGCAGGCCCGCGACTTTGCCGCCTGCATCGCCGCCCGTGGCTTTATGGTGATGACTGGAGCCGGCGGCGGGATCATGGAGGCGGGCAACGCCGGGGCCACCGCCGAGCGCTCCTTTGGCCTCAACATCAACCTGCCCTTTGAGCAGGGGGCCAACCCCTTTATCGAGGGCGACGAAAAGCTCATCGACTTCAAGTACTTCTTTACTCGCAAGCTCTTCTTTGTCCACGAGAGCGACGGCTTTGCCCTGTTTCCGGGTGGCCTCGGCACCCAGGACGAATGCTGCGAGGTGCTGACGCTTCTGCAAACCGGCAAAGCGGCGATGATGCCGGCGGTGATGATCGACCAGCCGGGGGGCGACTACTGGCGAACCTGGGACAGCTACCTGCGCAACCAGCTCCTGGGCCGGGGCCTGATCTCGCCCGCCGACCTCAACCTCTACCGGATCACCGACGATATCACCGTCGCCTGCGATCACATCTGCCAGTTCTACCGCGTCTACCACTCCAGCCGTTACCTGGGTTCAAAGCTGGTGATTCGCCTGCAGCAGCCATTGAGCGACGCCTTCGTCGAGGTGCTCAACGTGCAGTTCCACGACATTCTCACAGAAGGCCAGATCCTCAAAAGCCCAGCCCTGCCCCGCGAAAAGGACGACCAGACAGCCCACCTGCCCCGATTGGTCCTCAGCTTCGACCGGACGAACTTTGGTCGCCTGCGCGCCCTCATCGACGCAATCAACACCTACGAGCCGTCGGAGGATCTGCGCAGCACACCGGCGGTGCGCAACGGCGGCCATGCCAGCGACCCTGCCCTCGAAGCGCCCGCTTAG